The proteins below come from a single Cylindrospermopsis raciborskii Cr2010 genomic window:
- the hisIE gene encoding bifunctional phosphoribosyl-AMP cyclohydrolase/phosphoribosyl-ATP diphosphatase HisIE — MLSSQSLSLEYSIPVEKIRYDQYGLVPAIIQDYLDGTVLMMAWMNQESLQRTLTTGETWFWSRSRQEFWHKGATSGHIQKVKTARYDCDSDALLFSVEQIGDIACHTGERSCFHQLDDTKIIPPPPDSLSHLFHVICDRRDYPAEGSYTCKLLAGGDNKILKKIGEESAEVVMAFKDDDPDAIAGEVADLFYHTLVALAHHQVDLRSVYRKLEERRK, encoded by the coding sequence ATGCTATCCTCCCAATCTCTATCTTTAGAATACTCTATCCCAGTGGAAAAAATCCGCTACGACCAATATGGTCTTGTACCAGCAATCATCCAAGACTATCTTGATGGTACTGTGTTAATGATGGCTTGGATGAATCAGGAATCATTACAACGAACTTTAACTACAGGAGAAACCTGGTTTTGGAGTCGTTCCCGTCAGGAATTTTGGCACAAGGGAGCTACTTCCGGTCATATTCAAAAGGTGAAAACTGCTCGCTATGATTGTGATAGTGATGCTCTACTATTTAGTGTGGAACAGATTGGTGATATCGCTTGTCACACCGGGGAACGTAGTTGTTTTCATCAGTTGGATGACACCAAAATTATTCCCCCTCCCCCAGATTCCCTATCTCACCTTTTTCATGTGATATGCGATCGCCGGGATTATCCTGCGGAAGGTTCTTACACCTGTAAGTTATTAGCAGGGGGGGATAATAAAATTTTAAAGAAGATAGGTGAAGAAAGTGCGGAGGTAGTCATGGCTTTTAAAGATGATGACCCAGATGCGATCGCGGGTGAAGTGGCGGACTTGTTTTATCATACTCTTGTGGCTTTGGCCCATCACCAAGTAGATTTAAGATCGGTCTATCGCAAGCTAGAAGAGCGGAGGAAGTAG
- the hemE gene encoding uroporphyrinogen decarboxylase gives MGVSSTVPLLLRAARGEKVDRPPVWMMRQAGRYMKAYRDLREKYPSFRERSEIPEVAIEVSLQPWRAFQPDGVILFSDIVTPLPGMGIDMDIAEGKGPIIFSPIRTQQQVDELHPLDPETALPFIRQILGALRQEVGSASTVLGFVGAPWTLAAYAVEGKGSKTYSIIKNMAFSDSNILHQLLDKLAESIAVYIRYQIDCGAQVVQMFDSWAGQLSPQDYDIFALPYQKKVFELVKRTHPQTPLILLVTGSAGLLERMATSGADILTIDWTVDMADARRRLGNNVKVQGNLDPGVLFGSKQFIRERILDTVRKAGNWGHILNLGHGVLPETPEENVAFFFETAKNLHVPV, from the coding sequence ATGGGTGTTTCCTCAACGGTTCCTCTCCTGCTCCGAGCTGCACGCGGTGAAAAGGTAGATCGTCCCCCCGTGTGGATGATGCGTCAAGCGGGACGTTACATGAAAGCTTATAGAGATCTGCGGGAGAAATATCCTTCTTTTCGGGAACGCTCAGAAATTCCTGAGGTGGCCATTGAAGTCTCCCTCCAACCCTGGAGAGCTTTCCAACCCGATGGAGTAATTTTATTTTCCGATATTGTCACTCCCCTACCTGGAATGGGTATTGACATGGATATTGCGGAAGGAAAAGGGCCAATTATTTTTTCGCCCATTCGCACTCAACAACAAGTTGATGAGTTACACCCACTAGATCCAGAAACCGCTTTACCTTTTATTCGTCAGATTTTGGGAGCGTTGCGTCAGGAAGTAGGTAGTGCATCAACCGTACTGGGCTTTGTTGGCGCACCCTGGACTTTAGCAGCTTACGCAGTGGAAGGAAAAGGCTCTAAAACCTATTCTATAATTAAGAATATGGCTTTCTCAGATTCTAATATTCTCCATCAGTTATTAGACAAGTTGGCAGAATCTATAGCCGTATATATCCGCTACCAAATAGATTGTGGTGCCCAAGTAGTACAAATGTTCGATTCTTGGGCAGGGCAATTAAGTCCCCAAGATTATGATATCTTTGCCTTACCTTACCAAAAAAAGGTGTTTGAGTTAGTGAAAAGAACCCATCCACAAACACCCCTGATTTTGTTAGTTACGGGTAGTGCGGGACTGTTGGAAAGAATGGCTACCTCTGGTGCGGATATTCTCACCATTGACTGGACTGTGGATATGGCAGATGCACGTAGAAGATTGGGTAATAACGTTAAGGTGCAGGGAAATTTAGATCCAGGGGTATTATTTGGGTCAAAGCAGTTTATCCGGGAGAGAATTTTAGACACAGTTCGCAAAGCTGGCAATTGGGGACACATACTTAATTTGGGACACGGAGTGTTACCAGAAACACCAGAAGAGAATGTGGCTTTTTTCTTTGAGACTGCCAAAAACCTTCATGTTCCGGTGTAG
- a CDS encoding NAD-dependent epimerase/dehydratase family protein, whose translation MNQKRILITGASGCIGHYISETLIENTNHQLYLLVRNPNKLQVNTDMRPGVTILQGDMGEISNLGNLLKTIDTAVLTATSWGGNNIFDINVNKTIQLMNLLNPDRCEQVIYFSTASVLNRENQPLKEAGEIGTDYISSKYKCLRKIEDLEIFPKITTVFPTLVLGGDKNKPYSHLTSGIHEVTKYLNIIRFLKTDGSFHFIHGKDIAKVVEHLIDHPLQKGDPRRLVLGQAPLTVNQAIEEVCEYLNKKIYFRIPLSLALADLIIKVFKIQMASWDRFCMRYRHFTYNNPINPGIFDLPNYCPTMTDVLKTSGVSKG comes from the coding sequence ATGAATCAAAAACGAATTTTAATCACGGGTGCCAGCGGTTGTATTGGTCACTACATTAGTGAAACACTAATAGAAAACACCAATCATCAACTTTATTTACTGGTGAGAAATCCTAACAAACTGCAAGTTAATACTGATATGCGTCCTGGTGTGACCATATTACAGGGCGACATGGGGGAAATTAGTAATTTGGGGAATTTACTCAAAACTATTGACACAGCGGTTTTAACAGCTACTTCCTGGGGAGGAAATAATATCTTTGATATTAATGTCAATAAAACCATACAACTAATGAATCTATTAAATCCTGACAGGTGTGAACAGGTAATTTATTTTTCTACTGCTAGTGTTTTAAATCGTGAAAATCAACCCTTAAAAGAAGCTGGAGAAATTGGCACCGACTATATTAGCTCCAAATACAAGTGTTTACGTAAAATTGAGGATTTAGAGATTTTCCCCAAAATTACCACAGTATTCCCCACCCTAGTATTGGGAGGAGATAAAAACAAACCCTACTCTCACCTGACCTCGGGTATTCATGAAGTGACAAAATATCTGAATATAATTCGGTTTTTAAAAACCGATGGTAGTTTTCACTTTATCCATGGTAAAGACATTGCCAAGGTGGTAGAGCATTTGATTGATCACCCACTACAAAAAGGAGACCCCAGAAGACTGGTTTTAGGTCAAGCACCACTAACAGTAAATCAAGCTATAGAAGAGGTGTGTGAATACCTAAACAAAAAGATTTACTTTCGCATTCCCCTTTCTCTAGCTTTAGCAGATTTAATCATTAAAGTCTTTAAAATTCAAATGGCCTCCTGGGACAGATTCTGCATGAGGTATAGACATTTTACCTATAACAATCCCATTAACCCAGGAATTTTCGACCTACCCAACTATTGTCCCACCATGACAGATGTTCTCAAAACCAGCGGAGTCAGCAAAGGTTGA
- the larE gene encoding ATP-dependent sacrificial sulfur transferase LarE produces MTLTEKLEKLKTLFAEMGHALIAYSGGVDSTLVAKVAHEVLGDRAVAVTAVSPSLLPEELTEATAQAATIGITHKIVHTQEMANPNYTSNPVNRCYFCKSELHDTLKPLALEWGYSYVIDGVNADDLKDYRPGIQAAKERGARSPLAEIGITKMEVRQLSQQLALPWWNKPAQPCLSSRFPYGEEITIEKLQRVGRAEIYLKTLGWEDLRVRSEGETARIELPPEKIKDFVLKTDLPTLVTTLENLGFIYVTLDLEGYQSGKLNRVLTKQGPVLPKK; encoded by the coding sequence ATGACACTCACAGAAAAATTAGAAAAATTAAAGACCTTATTTGCCGAAATGGGACATGCTTTAATAGCCTATTCCGGAGGAGTTGATAGCACACTAGTAGCCAAGGTTGCTCATGAAGTATTAGGCGATCGCGCGGTAGCGGTAACTGCAGTATCCCCATCTTTACTACCGGAAGAGTTAACAGAAGCTACTGCACAAGCAGCAACCATTGGGATAACCCATAAAATTGTCCATACTCAAGAGATGGCCAATCCCAACTACACGTCCAATCCAGTTAACCGGTGCTACTTTTGTAAAAGTGAATTACATGACACGCTCAAACCCCTAGCATTAGAATGGGGATACAGTTATGTGATTGATGGGGTAAACGCTGACGATCTCAAAGACTACAGACCGGGAATTCAAGCTGCAAAAGAAAGGGGAGCAAGATCACCCCTAGCAGAAATAGGAATTACTAAAATGGAAGTGCGTCAACTTTCCCAACAATTAGCACTACCCTGGTGGAACAAACCCGCCCAACCCTGTCTAAGTTCCCGATTCCCCTACGGAGAAGAAATCACCATAGAAAAATTACAACGTGTGGGGAGAGCAGAAATATATTTAAAAACTTTGGGTTGGGAAGACCTGCGAGTCAGATCGGAAGGGGAAACCGCCAGAATTGAACTCCCACCGGAAAAAATCAAGGATTTCGTCCTCAAAACAGACTTACCTACCCTAGTAACCACTCTGGAAAATCTAGGGTTTATTTACGTCACCTTAGATTTAGAGGGTTATCAGAGTGGTAAGCTGAATCGAGTCTTGACAAAACAGGGTCCCGTCCTTCCCAAAAAATAA
- a CDS encoding DUF445 domain-containing protein, protein MDWSHLWLYISPPVLGGVIGYFTNDIAIKMLFRPYRPVYVLGRKLPFTPGLIPSNQERLGNNIAHAIMGSLLTPDELHKLAGRLLATDRVKAAILWLLQLALAQIKQEKNQKTAQILAGILRDLLGDSLPRLLRVLARKEDFLEVQINQVFDRLILEFRLNEEQAIWLADWLLKVAFPPDVLRQAIINFLTDKTIQTIDDSFREKTSGTYWVVANLFGLRNTLTRLRSFCLDEKELTNQRLQELVQDLQLGDRLKKLLQDLSLQNLPIGTVRELRKSVKESIRYYLRDTGSNLIQEVTESAEWEKISMLLLNRLRDSAIVNSSLESVAQELALILDKYLEKDLETIVAQAIPILSLDKVIVEKVKATSPADLEAAIEGIVKNELQAIVNLGGILGLGVGLLQVGLLLLNQV, encoded by the coding sequence GTGGATTGGTCACATCTTTGGCTTTATATATCACCTCCCGTCCTGGGTGGTGTAATTGGCTATTTCACTAATGATATAGCCATTAAAATGCTTTTCCGTCCCTACAGACCCGTCTATGTTCTGGGACGTAAGTTACCTTTTACTCCTGGTTTGATTCCCAGTAATCAAGAGCGATTGGGAAACAATATTGCCCATGCTATCATGGGTTCCCTCCTAACTCCAGACGAATTACATAAATTGGCTGGACGACTTTTGGCAACTGACCGGGTCAAAGCTGCTATCCTATGGTTGTTGCAATTGGCACTAGCCCAAATTAAACAGGAAAAAAATCAGAAAACTGCTCAGATCTTGGCGGGAATTTTGCGCGATTTATTGGGGGATTCTCTTCCCCGTCTGTTAAGAGTGTTAGCTCGTAAAGAAGATTTTCTAGAAGTACAAATTAATCAAGTTTTTGACCGTCTAATATTAGAGTTTAGACTAAACGAAGAACAGGCTATTTGGTTAGCTGACTGGTTACTGAAGGTTGCTTTTCCACCGGATGTGTTAAGACAAGCAATAATTAATTTTCTCACAGATAAAACTATTCAAACTATTGATGATAGCTTTAGAGAAAAAACTAGTGGTACTTACTGGGTGGTAGCTAATCTTTTCGGTTTACGAAATACTCTTACCCGACTCAGAAGTTTTTGTTTGGATGAGAAGGAATTGACTAATCAACGACTGCAAGAGTTAGTTCAAGACCTACAATTGGGCGATCGCCTGAAAAAGCTATTACAGGATTTATCCCTGCAAAATTTGCCCATTGGCACAGTTCGTGAATTAAGAAAGAGTGTAAAAGAGAGCATAAGATATTATCTGCGAGACACTGGCAGTAACCTGATACAGGAAGTAACAGAATCAGCGGAATGGGAAAAAATTTCCATGCTTCTACTAAATCGTCTGCGCGATTCAGCCATTGTTAACAGTTCCCTAGAGTCTGTGGCTCAAGAGTTAGCCCTAATCTTAGACAAGTATTTAGAAAAAGACCTAGAAACCATTGTAGCGCAAGCAATTCCAATTTTATCCCTGGATAAAGTTATTGTAGAAAAAGTGAAGGCCACCTCACCTGCTGACTTAGAAGCAGCTATTGAGGGGATTGTCAAGAACGAGTTACAGGCAATTGTGAATCTAGGAGGTATTTTAGGGTTAGGGGTGGGTCTGTTACAGGTAGGACTTCTCCTTCTAAACCAGGTCTAG
- a CDS encoding branched-chain amino acid ABC transporter permease translates to MDAQLAQLIINGIAVGSIIALAAVGLTLTYGILRLSNFAHGDFLTLGAYFTWVINGWGMNIWLSMVVAAILTVIAMLITEKILWSRMRALRATSTTLIIISIGLALFVRNGIIFLWGGKNQNYNLPVIQALDISGLKVPQNQLLVLVLAILAILFLHYILQNTKIGKAMRAVADDLDLARVSGINVERVILWTWIIAGSFTSLGGSMYGLITAVRPNMGWFLILPLFASVILGGIGNPYGAIFAAFIIGIAQEVSTPWLGSQYKQGVALLIMILVLLIRPKGLFKGTV, encoded by the coding sequence ATGGATGCACAACTAGCTCAATTAATTATTAATGGGATTGCGGTAGGTAGTATTATTGCCTTGGCAGCAGTAGGACTAACACTCACTTATGGAATTTTAAGACTATCGAATTTTGCCCATGGAGACTTTTTAACCTTAGGGGCATATTTTACCTGGGTGATAAACGGGTGGGGAATGAACATTTGGTTATCAATGGTTGTTGCAGCCATATTAACCGTGATAGCGATGTTAATAACAGAGAAGATACTGTGGTCAAGAATGAGAGCATTACGTGCCACATCTACGACCCTGATTATCATCTCCATTGGACTGGCCCTATTTGTCCGTAACGGGATTATTTTTCTTTGGGGGGGTAAAAACCAAAATTACAATCTTCCGGTAATTCAGGCCTTGGATATAAGCGGTTTGAAAGTGCCACAAAATCAATTACTAGTTTTAGTCCTAGCCATATTGGCGATTTTGTTCCTGCACTATATATTACAGAACACCAAAATTGGTAAAGCCATGCGAGCAGTAGCAGATGATCTAGATTTAGCCAGGGTTTCCGGGATTAATGTAGAACGAGTAATTCTTTGGACCTGGATTATTGCGGGTAGCTTTACCTCCCTAGGCGGTAGTATGTATGGTTTAATTACTGCTGTTCGTCCTAACATGGGCTGGTTTTTAATTTTACCCCTATTCGCCTCAGTAATTTTAGGGGGAATTGGCAACCCTTATGGTGCCATATTTGCTGCCTTTATTATTGGCATTGCCCAGGAAGTCAGCACTCCTTGGTTAGGATCTCAGTATAAGCAAGGAGTTGCCTTGTTAATTATGATTTTAGTTTTACTCATTCGTCCCAAAGGACTGTTTAAAGGAACAGTGTAG
- the hrmK gene encoding hybrid histidine kinase/response regulator HrmK — protein MYKYSNLPKGNPRIDKTPKLLRTIQQQGYDLWLEKHLNRLQLSLNFCLFTAVNTPLSTGEPNTQEAKIAESQILQTLLNEVYAALNFNGLGLEGITLYIAECEPQENMARIVLMCNSPTSPPSLSQTTSRWNLESHIGLPDLLEMEKHNPPLAWRFPDDSTNVTKWLIALHPLSDLSGLAKPQFSPLHWRSQFIQKAIKYSWTYLIQTQKIQTLKYSYQSLLQFNYNLERKNKLKNQFLANTSHEIRTPLTSIIGFTELLLAQGYQAERERHQEYLQIIQSSGKHLLSLINDILDLSKIEANQLEVQWEVADIPSLCKSVLALVKEKAGDKGLKLQLEINEDVNTLLVDPLRLKQMLLNLLFNAIKFTNVGSVGLRVVLKDSWLRFTVWDTGVGISGEDLSLLFRPYTQLVNTINTQQNHGTGLGLIVTKQLAEIHGGSIEVRSQLNQGSEFTIILPLKSERTTQILEIQPEQDPELIDKTLDHLINTPTNIQKINHCTILLVENDLNNSELIKTYLNRLGYQVIHVKTATEMWVNLPQVQPTIILMDLKLPDGNGLNLVSEIRKDPRYQNIPIIAQTAMAMKGDREICLASGFTHYIPKPINLTNLGAILEKCQNS, from the coding sequence ATGTACAAATACTCAAACTTACCAAAAGGAAATCCTCGGATAGATAAAACCCCCAAACTCTTACGCACCATCCAACAACAAGGATATGATTTGTGGTTGGAAAAACATTTGAATCGGTTACAACTTAGTCTAAATTTTTGCTTATTCACAGCAGTTAATACACCTTTAAGCACGGGTGAACCTAATACCCAGGAGGCAAAAATCGCTGAGTCCCAGATTTTGCAAACTCTGCTTAATGAGGTTTATGCTGCTTTGAATTTTAATGGGTTGGGTCTTGAAGGTATTACATTATATATAGCTGAGTGTGAACCTCAAGAAAATATGGCTAGAATTGTCTTGATGTGTAATTCACCAACTTCACCTCCATCCCTGTCACAAACAACCTCCAGATGGAATTTGGAATCCCATATTGGTCTCCCCGATCTCCTGGAAATGGAAAAGCACAACCCTCCCCTAGCTTGGCGTTTTCCTGATGATTCTACTAATGTGACTAAATGGCTAATTGCTCTTCATCCCCTATCTGATTTATCTGGTCTTGCTAAACCTCAATTTTCTCCCTTGCACTGGCGATCGCAGTTTATTCAAAAAGCCATTAAATATTCCTGGACTTATTTAATACAAACTCAAAAAATTCAGACTTTAAAATATTCTTATCAGTCCCTATTACAGTTTAATTACAACCTAGAACGTAAGAATAAACTTAAAAATCAATTTTTGGCCAACACTAGTCACGAAATCAGAACCCCCTTGACTTCGATTATTGGATTTACTGAGTTATTATTAGCTCAAGGTTACCAAGCGGAAAGAGAACGCCATCAAGAATATTTACAGATTATTCAATCCAGCGGTAAGCATTTATTGAGTTTAATCAATGACATTTTAGATCTTTCCAAAATAGAAGCCAATCAGCTAGAAGTGCAATGGGAAGTAGCCGATATACCATCATTGTGTAAAAGTGTTTTGGCCCTAGTGAAGGAAAAAGCAGGAGATAAGGGTTTAAAATTACAATTGGAAATCAATGAGGATGTGAACACTCTGTTGGTGGATCCTCTACGACTGAAGCAAATGCTATTAAATCTATTGTTTAATGCCATAAAGTTTACTAATGTAGGGAGTGTAGGTTTACGAGTTGTTCTTAAAGATTCATGGTTGAGATTTACAGTATGGGATACGGGAGTTGGCATTTCTGGGGAAGACCTGTCTCTACTGTTTCGTCCCTATACCCAACTAGTAAATACCATAAATACCCAACAAAATCATGGCACCGGTTTAGGATTGATTGTGACCAAACAACTTGCGGAAATTCATGGAGGTAGTATTGAGGTGCGATCGCAATTAAATCAAGGTTCTGAATTTACTATTATTCTACCTCTCAAATCTGAGAGAACTACCCAAATACTAGAAATTCAACCAGAACAAGACCCAGAACTAATTGACAAAACTCTTGACCACCTAATTAATACTCCAACCAATATTCAAAAAATCAATCACTGCACAATATTACTAGTAGAAAATGATCTAAATAATAGTGAACTCATAAAGACTTATCTAAATAGATTAGGCTATCAAGTTATACACGTAAAAACTGCCACAGAAATGTGGGTAAATTTACCACAAGTGCAACCGACAATCATCTTAATGGATTTGAAACTGCCAGATGGTAACGGACTGAACTTAGTATCAGAAATCAGAAAAGACCCCAGATATCAGAACATTCCTATCATTGCTCAAACAGCAATGGCCATGAAGGGAGACAGAGAAATATGTCTAGCTTCCGGTTTCACCCACTATATTCCTAAACCCATAAATTTGACAAATCTCGGTGCTATACTGGAAAAGTGCCAGAACTCCTAG
- the hemL gene encoding glutamate-1-semialdehyde 2,1-aminomutase translates to MVDTTIRTTKSQEIFAAAQNLMPGGVSSPVRAFKSVGGQPIVFDRVKGAHIWDVDGNKYIDYVGTWGPAICGHANPEVISALHQALEKGTSFGAPCVLENILAEMVIDAVPSIEMVRFVNSGTEACMAALRLMRAYTNREKIIKFEGCYHGHADMFLVKAGSGVATLGLPDSPGVPKSATKGTLTAPFNDLEAVKALFEQNPGEIAGVILEPVVGNAGFIAPDAGFLEGLREITQENGALLVFDEVMTGFRIAYGGAQAKFGITPDLTTLGKVIGGGLPVGAYGGRREIMSMIAPAGPVYQAGTLSGNPLAMTAGIKTLELLQKPGTYDYLERITQKLVNGMLTIAKEAGHSVCGGSISAMFGLFFTSGPVHNYEDAKKSDTVKFGRFYRAMLERGIYLAPSQFEAGFTSLAHTEEDIDQTLAVVKEVLRGVNSPT, encoded by the coding sequence TTGGTAGACACTACTATTAGAACCACAAAATCCCAAGAAATCTTTGCAGCAGCTCAAAATTTAATGCCAGGAGGAGTTAGCTCACCCGTACGCGCCTTTAAATCAGTTGGTGGGCAACCAATAGTATTTGATAGGGTTAAAGGTGCTCATATTTGGGATGTGGATGGTAACAAATACATTGACTATGTAGGCACCTGGGGTCCAGCCATTTGTGGACACGCCAATCCAGAAGTAATTAGTGCCCTACATCAAGCTCTAGAAAAAGGTACAAGTTTTGGCGCGCCCTGTGTGCTAGAAAATATCCTAGCAGAAATGGTAATTGATGCTGTGCCCAGTATTGAAATGGTAAGATTCGTTAATTCTGGCACAGAAGCTTGCATGGCAGCGCTGAGACTAATGCGAGCTTACACCAATAGGGAAAAAATCATCAAATTTGAAGGATGTTACCATGGACATGCGGACATGTTTTTAGTCAAAGCAGGTTCAGGAGTAGCCACCCTGGGGTTACCAGATTCACCGGGAGTGCCAAAATCTGCCACAAAAGGTACATTAACAGCCCCTTTTAATGATTTAGAAGCGGTCAAAGCACTATTTGAACAAAACCCAGGAGAAATAGCTGGGGTAATTTTAGAACCAGTAGTAGGGAATGCTGGGTTTATTGCTCCCGACGCAGGGTTTTTAGAAGGGTTAAGAGAAATTACCCAAGAAAACGGAGCATTACTAGTATTTGACGAAGTAATGACCGGGTTCCGAATTGCTTATGGTGGTGCCCAGGCAAAATTTGGCATTACCCCTGATTTAACCACCCTAGGGAAAGTGATAGGTGGGGGATTACCCGTAGGAGCTTACGGAGGTCGTCGAGAAATCATGTCCATGATTGCTCCAGCAGGTCCAGTCTATCAAGCGGGAACCCTATCTGGAAATCCCTTAGCTATGACTGCTGGAATTAAAACATTAGAACTATTACAGAAACCGGGAACTTACGATTATTTAGAGAGAATCACCCAGAAATTAGTCAATGGAATGCTAACAATTGCCAAGGAAGCGGGACACAGTGTGTGTGGTGGCAGTATCAGCGCCATGTTTGGTCTATTTTTTACATCAGGTCCCGTGCATAATTATGAGGATGCCAAAAAATCAGACACAGTCAAATTTGGTAGGTTTTATCGGGCCATGTTGGAACGTGGTATTTATCTAGCTCCTTCCCAATTTGAAGCTGGTTTTACTTCTTTAGCTCATACAGAAGAAGATATAGACCAAACCCTAGCAGTGGTGAAGGAGGTACTCAGGGGAGTTAATTCCCCAACCTAG
- a CDS encoding ABC transporter substrate-binding protein has product MIKPLLQLNRWQLSRQISILLCLLSLCSLAILSGCQNNIPQKNHITHLTLWQGINPPANRDVFQKLVTKFNQTHPNIQVDSLFILGSDMALPKILTSVVGNATPDLLVYNPGITGQIVELDAVTPLDQWWNQFPHKSEVFPNLLEQLKLNGKLWSLPLWNSNVGIFYRPDLFEAAGITQTPKTWEELIAVAQKLTLDKNGDGHPEQYGILLPLGKGGWTVFTWFPFVLSAGGGIMTDNYPNLNNPAAITAIKFWQQLLQTGVATLSPPERGYEEDAFFAGRVAMQITGPWSYITKSPIPFNAFPIPIHTTPATVTGTGNIFMMKTTSEKQQAALKFLEFIVSQEFQTPWSIGTGFLPVNIKSLNSPEYQDYLQTRPWLKVFLDQIPLAGSLPTIAGFSRISENLGRAIEQTLLGKSSAEVALKQAQERLDVIWGDMSSP; this is encoded by the coding sequence ATGATCAAACCACTACTACAGCTGAATAGGTGGCAATTAAGTCGCCAGATTTCCATACTGTTATGCTTATTGAGTTTATGTTCCTTGGCAATATTGAGTGGTTGTCAAAACAACATACCTCAAAAAAACCATATTACCCATCTAACTTTATGGCAAGGAATTAACCCACCAGCGAATCGGGATGTTTTTCAAAAACTAGTGACCAAATTCAATCAAACTCACCCAAATATTCAAGTTGATTCGTTGTTTATTTTGGGATCAGATATGGCATTACCTAAAATATTAACCTCTGTAGTTGGTAACGCCACTCCCGATCTTTTGGTTTATAACCCTGGAATTACCGGACAAATTGTAGAACTAGATGCGGTAACTCCCCTAGACCAATGGTGGAATCAATTTCCACATAAATCTGAGGTATTTCCTAACTTGTTAGAGCAGTTAAAACTAAATGGCAAATTGTGGTCATTACCATTGTGGAATAGCAACGTCGGCATTTTTTATCGTCCGGATTTATTTGAAGCTGCTGGTATCACCCAAACTCCTAAAACTTGGGAAGAATTAATAGCAGTTGCTCAAAAATTAACCCTAGATAAAAATGGAGACGGACACCCAGAACAGTATGGCATATTATTACCTCTAGGTAAAGGGGGATGGACTGTTTTCACTTGGTTTCCCTTTGTATTAAGTGCAGGGGGGGGAATCATGACGGACAACTATCCAAATCTCAACAACCCTGCTGCTATTACCGCAATCAAATTTTGGCAACAACTATTACAAACAGGTGTAGCAACCCTATCTCCACCAGAAAGAGGTTATGAGGAAGATGCTTTTTTCGCTGGTCGGGTGGCTATGCAAATTACTGGACCATGGTCTTATATTACAAAATCTCCCATACCCTTTAATGCGTTTCCTATCCCCATCCATACTACTCCAGCAACGGTAACTGGTACGGGTAATATATTTATGATGAAGACCACTTCAGAAAAACAACAAGCTGCTCTTAAATTCCTGGAGTTTATTGTCAGTCAAGAATTTCAAACCCCCTGGTCTATAGGAACCGGTTTTTTACCCGTCAATATCAAATCTTTAAATAGTCCTGAATATCAAGACTATCTCCAAACCAGACCCTGGTTAAAGGTATTCCTAGACCAAATTCCCCTAGCTGGTTCCCTTCCCACTATAGCTGGTTTTAGTCGGATCTCGGAAAATTTAGGTAGAGCAATTGAACAAACATTATTGGGCAAGTCCTCAGCTGAAGTTGCCTTAAAACAAGCTCAGGAACGTTTGGATGTAATTTGGGGAGACATGTCCTCCCCCTAA
- the psaX gene encoding photosystem I protein PsaX — protein MTSKTKETKPSYVFRASWAILLLAINFLVAAYYFHIIE, from the coding sequence ATGACTTCTAAAACAAAAGAAACCAAACCCAGTTATGTTTTCCGCGCCAGTTGGGCCATACTGCTACTGGCTATCAACTTTTTAGTAGCAGCTTATTATTTCCATATTATTGAGTAG